In one window of Spiroplasma corruscae DNA:
- a CDS encoding acetate kinase → MILVVNSGSSSIKFSLYEYKNNNDIEKLASGMAEQIKVNGKIIITYQGNKHEIDISLPDHKVAIEAILSKLDELKIIKDIKDIQGVGYRVVHGGTISKSSIIDEKVHKQIQDSSKLAPLHNPPALLVIDKFKEFLPHSKHVACFDTAYHQTMPERNYIYPVNIEWYKKYDVRKYGFHGTSFNYINKKFEEIVGKEKNNLIVCHLGNGASICSIKEGKSFDTTMGLTPLAGIMMGSRSGDVDPSIINYMCTSLNKSPNEINEMLNNNSGLLGISGVSSDIRYVIEGYNKNDKMCTLAIEIYTQKIANFIIQMINQQNQKIDAIIFTAGIGENSQIVVEKVVGKLPLLNISVDQELNNKKYEDYIKINTPTSKIDIYKIRTNEEIMICKDVITFLKK, encoded by the coding sequence ATGATATTAGTAGTAAATTCAGGAAGTAGTTCAATTAAATTTTCTCTATATGAGTATAAAAATAATAATGATATTGAAAAATTAGCATCTGGAATGGCTGAACAAATTAAAGTAAACGGTAAAATAATAATTACTTACCAAGGAAATAAACATGAAATAGATATTAGTCTACCAGACCACAAAGTTGCAATTGAAGCGATATTAAGCAAATTAGATGAGTTAAAAATTATAAAGGATATAAAAGATATTCAAGGAGTTGGTTATAGAGTTGTACATGGTGGTACAATTTCAAAATCATCAATTATTGATGAGAAAGTACATAAGCAAATCCAAGATTCATCCAAACTTGCACCTTTACATAATCCACCTGCATTATTGGTTATAGATAAGTTTAAAGAATTTTTACCACACTCAAAACATGTTGCTTGTTTTGATACAGCTTATCATCAAACTATGCCAGAAAGAAATTATATTTACCCAGTTAATATAGAATGATATAAAAAATACGATGTAAGAAAGTATGGTTTCCACGGCACTTCATTTAATTATATAAATAAAAAGTTTGAAGAAATAGTTGGTAAGGAAAAAAACAATTTAATTGTATGTCACTTAGGAAATGGTGCATCTATTTGTTCAATTAAAGAAGGTAAGTCATTTGATACTACAATGGGTTTAACTCCTCTTGCCGGAATAATGATGGGCAGTAGGAGTGGAGATGTGGACCCATCTATAATTAATTATATGTGTACTTCTTTAAATAAAAGTCCAAATGAGATAAATGAAATGCTTAATAATAATTCAGGTTTATTAGGGATAAGTGGTGTATCATCTGACATTAGATATGTTATAGAAGGCTATAATAAAAACGATAAAATGTGTACTCTAGCGATTGAGATTTATACGCAAAAAATTGCAAATTTTATTATTCAAATGATTAATCAACAAAATCAAAAGATAGACGCTATTATATTCACGGCTGGTATTGGAGAAAACTCTCAAATTGTAGTTGAAAAAGTTGTTGGCAAACTTCCATTATTAAATATATCTGTAGATCAAGAATTAAATAATAAAAAATATGAGGATTATATAAAAATTAATACACCTACATCAAAAATTGATATTTATAAAATTAGAACTAATGAAGAGATAATGAT